A stretch of Christensenellaceae bacterium DNA encodes these proteins:
- a CDS encoding conjugal transfer protein TraG, which yields MNDKTRKIGIVMAAILGLAALLYLGGLLGQLMENYAAWQSAGGMAGQAIIASINWNPAACYHSAFSLSGLKGIGILLLVGGAVTAYVKLHDRFGGKNLDPRGFTLSKDGTYGTASWMDDKEMKEVLEVKSLSQADGIILGERKGSAVCLPIDTRLNRHIAVFGASGTMKSRGVIRPALFNIIKRGESAIITDSKAELYADTAELFRKNGYEVKVFNLVNPQHGDSWNCMSDLGGDTLLAQVLTNVIIGNTSEGKGDHFWDNGEGNLLKALILYVDLDRSRSPESKNLASVYQMLVQNSERQLTALFEKLPLDHPARAPYNLFAQASDTVRAGIVLGLGTRLQVLQNEAVRRIISRSEIDLTAPGRRKCAYFVILSDQDTTMAFLSSLFFSFLFIKLVRYADSTPEMRCAVPVNLILDEFNNIGKLGGAADGSDFTRTLSVIRSRRIYVMLAVQSLGQLQNRYPNNLWSEIIGNTDIQLMLGCTDDVSAEYFSARSGDMSIQINSTMTVRQTIAVAQVIPQYRQTQGQGKRRLLTPDEVLRLPNEELLVIIRGHNLLKLNKLDYTQLPMSKEIVRTSIMDYTPAGDFTPVPQPEPVQPPEEKPPAQKRRSLYSSAKPPTDF from the coding sequence TTGAATGACAAAACAAGAAAAATCGGTATTGTGATGGCCGCCATATTGGGCCTTGCTGCACTGCTGTATTTAGGCGGGCTACTTGGTCAGCTGATGGAAAATTACGCAGCATGGCAAAGCGCAGGCGGGATGGCCGGACAGGCCATAATCGCCTCCATAAATTGGAATCCAGCTGCCTGTTACCATAGCGCTTTCAGCCTATCCGGACTGAAAGGCATTGGTATCCTGCTTTTAGTTGGCGGAGCGGTTACAGCCTATGTAAAGCTCCACGACCGGTTTGGAGGAAAGAATTTGGATCCCCGCGGATTCACGCTCAGCAAAGACGGCACCTATGGCACCGCCTCATGGATGGACGACAAAGAGATGAAAGAGGTGCTGGAGGTCAAATCTCTCTCTCAGGCCGACGGCATTATTCTAGGTGAACGAAAAGGCAGTGCCGTCTGTTTACCAATCGATACCAGACTGAACCGGCACATTGCCGTATTTGGAGCTTCGGGCACTATGAAATCCAGAGGCGTGATCCGTCCGGCATTGTTCAATATCATCAAACGCGGGGAATCGGCAATCATTACAGACAGCAAAGCCGAACTCTACGCGGACACAGCAGAACTGTTCCGGAAAAACGGGTATGAGGTTAAGGTGTTCAACCTGGTCAATCCTCAGCATGGTGATTCCTGGAACTGTATGTCTGACTTGGGTGGGGATACTCTCCTTGCTCAGGTGCTGACCAATGTTATCATTGGCAATACCAGTGAGGGCAAGGGTGACCACTTCTGGGATAATGGCGAGGGCAACTTGCTCAAGGCGCTGATTCTGTATGTGGATTTGGACCGCAGCCGCAGTCCGGAGAGCAAGAACCTGGCTTCTGTCTACCAGATGCTGGTTCAGAACAGTGAGCGTCAGCTCACGGCGCTCTTTGAAAAACTGCCATTGGACCATCCGGCCAGAGCTCCCTATAACCTGTTTGCCCAAGCCAGCGATACGGTTCGGGCGGGTATTGTACTGGGGCTGGGAACCCGGCTGCAAGTACTGCAAAACGAGGCGGTCCGGCGCATCATCAGCCGCAGCGAGATTGATCTCACTGCGCCCGGCCGTCGGAAATGTGCCTATTTCGTGATACTCAGCGATCAGGATACCACCATGGCTTTTCTCTCATCGCTGTTCTTTTCGTTCCTGTTTATCAAACTGGTTCGTTATGCGGACAGCACACCGGAAATGCGGTGCGCGGTGCCGGTAAACCTCATCCTGGATGAGTTCAACAATATCGGTAAGCTGGGTGGAGCGGCAGACGGTTCTGATTTTACACGCACACTCTCGGTTATCCGCAGCCGGCGGATCTATGTGATGCTGGCGGTTCAGAGCCTTGGACAGCTGCAAAACCGGTATCCGAACAATTTGTGGTCAGAGATCATCGGCAATACAGACATTCAGCTGATGCTGGGCTGTACAGATGATGTCAGCGCTGAATACTTTTCTGCCCGCAGCGGCGACATGAGCATTCAGATCAATTCAACTATGACGGTGCGGCAAACTATTGCCGTGGCACAGGTGATTCCCCAGTACCGGCAGACGCAGGGCCAGGGAAAGCGCCGACTGCTCACACCGGATGAAGTCCTCCGGCTTCCAAATGAGGAATTGCTGGTCATCATCCGCGGTCACAACCTGCTTAAACTCAACAAACTGGATTATACGCAGCTGCCTATGTCCAAAGAGATTGTTCGCACCAGTATCATGGATTATACCCCTGCGGGAGATTTCACTCCGGTACCACAACCGGAACCGGTGCAGCCCCCAGAGGAAAAACCGCCAGCCCAAAAGCGACGAAGCCTGTATAGCTCAGCTAAACCGCCTACCGATTTCTGA
- a CDS encoding PrsW family intramembrane metalloprotease, which translates to MTYIENIFLCMVSPLLVAALCMGRRQLRFFLFCIAGMGVCLLSAYINTFLAAVCRADALAATAEIAPVVEEIMKLLPLVFYLLVFEPEGEKIKPAAITIALAFATFENVCYLIQNGADRFSFIFFRGFGTGAMHVLCGLIVGGGLAYTWQRTWLKIAGTCGLLGAAITLHAIYNLLIAHGGAAQYVAYALPVLLVAAGKLSAFRLGQMK; encoded by the coding sequence ATGACCTATATTGAAAATATCTTTCTCTGCATGGTATCTCCCCTGCTGGTGGCTGCATTGTGCATGGGCAGGCGGCAGCTCCGCTTCTTCCTGTTCTGCATTGCCGGAATGGGGGTGTGCCTGCTTTCGGCCTATATCAACACCTTCCTCGCGGCGGTATGCCGGGCGGACGCCCTTGCCGCCACGGCGGAGATCGCGCCGGTGGTGGAGGAAATCATGAAGCTGCTGCCGCTGGTGTTCTATCTTCTGGTATTCGAGCCGGAGGGGGAGAAGATCAAGCCCGCCGCCATCACGATTGCCCTCGCCTTCGCCACCTTTGAAAACGTCTGCTATCTCATTCAGAACGGCGCAGACCGCTTTTCCTTCATCTTCTTCCGTGGCTTCGGCACGGGCGCGATGCACGTCCTCTGCGGTTTAATCGTCGGCGGCGGGCTTGCATATACGTGGCAGCGGACATGGCTGAAGATCGCAGGCACCTGCGGCCTACTGGGCGCAGCCATCACCCTCCACGCCATCTATAATCTGCTCATCGCCCACGGCGGCGCGGCGCAGTACGTGGCCTACGCCCTGCCGGTGCTGCTGGTGGCGGCGGGAAAGCTGTCCGCTTTCCGCCTCGGGCAGATGAAATAA
- a CDS encoding hydrolase, producing MTRRKLKRQGRKSEKLEFVQDYLPIKDLKNGIIETADGRYIKILEVDPINFTLRSDEEQFNIISSFASWLKISPMRLQFKSITRKADSDRHIAMVRKELEQEGNPQCREMGEDYIKLIKDVGSREALTRRFFLIFQYEAVGRNENGDYAKIYGMLQTAEQNARAYFSQCGNSIVQPKDPDEATAEILYMFFNRRSCVDEPFASRVDRVVIDTMAARKKVIGVDPVPHIRMAHFLAPRGIDLTHRNYIIMDGLYYSFLYIRANGFPNRVRAGWMSSLINAGEGIDVDVHLRRENRSKTIDKVAQRIRLNRTKLKGMQDTSTDYEELANSIQAGYFIKSGIANYNEDLFYMSVFVTVSAKSYEELMWRKQQMTDLLKSMDMYVSDCSFQQEAALQSVMPFLKIHPQLEKKAQRNVLTSGAASTYMFTSFEMSDDTGVLLGVNRHNNSLCVVDLFNTKMHKNANLNLLGTSGAGKTFTMQLLALRMRMRGIQCFILAPIKGHEFRRACNKIGGEFIKIAAGSPHCINVMEIRHTISPEMELIDEVDYAEMDSMLARKIQQLMTFFGLLVPDMSNEEEQMLDEALIKTYADFGITHDNASVYEDMEASPPKMKKMPILGDLHKHLQENPMTARLAAIVSRFVTGSAQSFNQETNVNLDNKYIVLDLSELKGKLLPVGMFIALDYVWDRIKSDRTKRKAIFIDEIWQLIGANSNRMAAEFCLEIFKVIRGFGGAAVSATQDLSDFFSLEDGRYGRAIINNSKNKIILNLEPDEAEHVQETLKLTRTEVRAITQFERGEALISSNNNKVPVVIKASQIEKEMITTDRAELEAILRERQKEKTHSA from the coding sequence ATGACCAGGCGCAAATTAAAAAGACAAGGAAGAAAAAGCGAAAAGCTTGAATTTGTGCAGGACTATCTCCCTATCAAGGATTTGAAAAACGGCATCATTGAAACAGCGGACGGCCGGTACATCAAAATTCTGGAGGTAGACCCTATCAATTTTACACTTCGCTCCGATGAGGAGCAGTTTAATATTATTTCCAGCTTTGCAAGCTGGTTGAAAATATCGCCCATGCGGCTCCAGTTCAAATCCATAACCCGTAAAGCTGATTCAGATAGGCACATTGCTATGGTTCGGAAAGAACTGGAACAGGAAGGGAATCCTCAGTGCCGTGAAATGGGTGAGGATTATATCAAGTTGATTAAGGATGTCGGCAGTCGGGAAGCGCTCACAAGGCGCTTCTTTTTAATTTTCCAATATGAGGCGGTGGGCCGGAACGAAAATGGAGACTACGCCAAAATTTATGGGATGCTTCAGACAGCGGAACAGAACGCCAGGGCATATTTTTCCCAGTGTGGCAACAGTATTGTGCAGCCCAAAGACCCGGACGAAGCAACAGCAGAAATTCTATATATGTTCTTCAACCGCCGTTCCTGTGTGGACGAGCCTTTTGCCTCCCGTGTAGACCGGGTTGTGATAGATACCATGGCAGCCAGGAAAAAGGTAATTGGCGTGGATCCGGTTCCGCATATCCGAATGGCCCATTTTCTGGCACCCAGAGGGATTGACCTCACACACCGTAATTACATCATCATGGATGGGCTTTACTACTCCTTTTTATATATCCGCGCCAACGGATTCCCAAATAGGGTGCGGGCCGGTTGGATGTCTTCCCTTATCAATGCTGGTGAAGGAATCGATGTGGATGTCCATCTGCGCAGGGAAAACCGCAGCAAAACCATCGACAAGGTGGCACAGCGGATCCGGCTCAACAGGACCAAACTCAAAGGGATGCAGGATACCAGCACTGACTATGAGGAACTGGCCAACTCCATCCAGGCAGGCTATTTTATCAAATCCGGTATTGCCAACTACAATGAGGATTTGTTTTACATGAGCGTCTTTGTGACGGTATCGGCCAAAAGTTACGAGGAACTGATGTGGCGTAAGCAGCAGATGACCGATTTGCTCAAATCCATGGATATGTATGTGAGCGACTGCAGTTTCCAACAGGAGGCGGCGCTTCAGTCGGTGATGCCATTTCTGAAAATTCATCCGCAGCTGGAGAAAAAGGCACAGCGCAATGTGCTTACCAGTGGGGCGGCCTCTACTTATATGTTCACCAGCTTTGAGATGTCGGATGATACAGGCGTCCTGCTGGGGGTAAACCGGCACAATAATTCCCTGTGCGTGGTGGATCTGTTCAATACTAAGATGCACAAAAACGCCAACCTGAATCTGCTTGGAACCTCCGGTGCCGGAAAAACCTTCACCATGCAATTGTTGGCGCTTCGAATGCGGATGCGCGGGATTCAGTGCTTTATTTTAGCGCCTATCAAAGGACATGAGTTTCGTCGGGCCTGCAACAAAATTGGTGGAGAGTTCATTAAAATTGCCGCCGGCTCCCCTCACTGCATCAATGTAATGGAAATCCGGCACACCATTTCCCCGGAGATGGAACTCATTGATGAGGTGGACTATGCTGAGATGGATTCCATGCTGGCAAGGAAAATTCAGCAGCTGATGACCTTTTTCGGTCTATTGGTGCCGGATATGTCCAATGAGGAAGAACAAATGTTGGATGAAGCACTTATCAAGACCTACGCGGATTTCGGGATTACCCATGACAATGCCTCTGTCTATGAGGATATGGAGGCGTCCCCGCCGAAAATGAAAAAGATGCCGATACTTGGTGATCTGCATAAACACCTGCAGGAAAACCCAATGACGGCAAGGCTGGCAGCCATTGTCAGCCGGTTTGTGACGGGTTCTGCTCAGAGTTTTAATCAAGAAACAAATGTAAATCTGGATAATAAATACATTGTTCTGGATCTGTCAGAACTGAAGGGAAAGCTCCTGCCAGTGGGGATGTTTATCGCGCTGGATTATGTATGGGACAGGATCAAATCGGACCGTACCAAGCGCAAGGCCATTTTCATTGATGAAATCTGGCAGCTTATCGGCGCCAATTCCAATCGAATGGCAGCAGAGTTCTGTTTGGAGATTTTCAAAGTCATACGAGGTTTTGGCGGCGCGGCTGTTTCTGCTACACAGGACCTTTCAGATTTCTTTAGTCTGGAGGACGGACGGTATGGCAGAGCCATCATCAACAACTCGAAGAATAAGATTATTCTGAATCTGGAGCCGGATGAAGCGGAGCATGTGCAGGAAACTCTCAAGCTCACTCGGACGGAGGTGCGGGCCATTACCCAGTTTGAGCGCGGGGAGGCTCTCATCAGCTCCAACAACAATAAGGTTCCGGTAGTCATTAAGGCTTCTCAGATTGAGAAAGAAATGATTACCACGGACAGGGCCGAACTGGAGGCTATCCTTCGGGAACGGCAAAAAGAGAAAACGCATTCTGCTTAA
- a CDS encoding mobilization protein, translating into MANRKRNIQMKFYVTEEEKRLIDEKMAQLPTRRYGAYLRKMAIDGYIIQLDTTDIKRMNAALSAIGRNINQIAKRINAGGGAYKADMREIQERLDEIWQLQRRILSSQR; encoded by the coding sequence ATGGCAAACCGGAAGCGGAACATTCAGATGAAGTTCTATGTGACGGAGGAGGAAAAACGGCTCATAGATGAAAAGATGGCGCAGCTCCCCACACGGCGGTACGGCGCGTATCTGCGGAAGATGGCGATAGACGGGTATATCATCCAGCTTGACACCACGGATATCAAGCGGATGAACGCCGCCCTGTCCGCCATCGGCCGGAACATCAACCAGATCGCCAAGCGGATCAACGCGGGAGGCGGTGCGTACAAAGCGGATATGCGGGAGATACAGGAGAGGCTGGATGAGATATGGCAGTTACAAAGACGCATCCTATCAAGTCAACGCTGA
- a CDS encoding hypothetical protein (frameshifted, deletion at around 1734628): MKKRILSILLLCCMVLTLLPTAAFAAGEIDEQFTLAPGGTYYFDLSAMGIPGTVNDALPDKTMRYVPFTYAGTVDSYKLTSEMATTEEYAQQSKYAHSLFIADFAVTHEVSWDNLNAKGLIFGKNYTAGGVSYTLRAPSVGSDSAGSGDSQHGTPQSNEWDRILDKNDGYIKNWSRMHSWGQDISRSSWTSRAVRGYSSARFWGYNRATRSSPYVGFRPVLEILNPGTLGSDGLKAVTLDLGGGKLGGSSEDIQIIVKKGSEFTAPASDGLTRPEGNTDSYFQWLGSDGKLYAPGDSVPADVIKLTAQFDEQFTLTPGGVYYFDLSGVSIPGTANGSLPDKTMHYVPFTYAGTVDAYKLTSEMATTEEYAQQNEYAHSLFVADYAVTHAVSWDNLNAEGLIFGKGYATGSVDYTLRAPSGGSGGTGSGALERGTPQSNEWDRILDKDDGYIKNWRNIGSWGQDTLPNTLSNRVIRGRYDLPRKYAGANTTLSFPFLGFRPVLEVLNPGTLGSNGLKAVTLDLGGGKLGGSTDTIQIIVKTGESFTAPASEGLTRPDGDTGSSFKWLGSDGNLYAPGKSVPPNVTKLTAQFDLTEQFSLAPGGTYYFDLSGENIPGTANGSLPDKTMHYVPFTYAGTVDAYKLTSEMATTEEYAEQNKYAHSLFVADYTVTHTISWNDLNTAGLIFGKGYAAGGVDYTLRAPSEGSDYTGSGDSERGTPQSNEWDRLLDKDDGYIKNWNGIFSCGQDSVIRLSWRRTVRGHYSSRFCGHRDAAGQNPQVGFRPVLEVLNHGTIGPDGLKDVTLDLGGGKLGDKSSIRIIVKNGSAFTAPSGDGLTRPEGATGNYFKWLGSDGKLYAPGESVPADVTTLTARFVPDTYTVIVTTDTLPDGKTGKAYSHTLTAISTAPITWRIDEGALPAGLRLNEKTGEISGIPTAAGTATFTVKAENSEGSDTRALSIIIRNPVEQTPVRYLDADGKERFCTEYTVLESVIIEDFFDSDNKWYDMPAGWYVVEGDVTITPRLDTHGAVNLILKDDCHLTVPWGINVKEGDTFTIYAQSTAEASMGKLTACLPELSDHEKSVWPVAGLSGIGAGVRVWAANDNYYENEGTIIINGGNIHAKGQQGSSAIGGSDYDRNVSSDGLMRYNRTRSESRINTGVSLISSKLSAENSRRSRPLNSKER, from the coding sequence ATGAAGAAACGAATACTTAGCATCCTGCTTCTATGCTGCATGGTGCTGACGCTGCTGCCGACAGCGGCCTTCGCGGCGGGTGAAATCGACGAGCAGTTCACCCTTGCCCCCGGCGGCACCTATTACTTTGACCTCTCGGCAATGGGCATCCCCGGCACGGTGAACGATGCTCTGCCGGACAAAACAATGCGCTATGTCCCCTTTACCTATGCTGGGACAGTGGACTCCTACAAGCTCACGTCGGAGATGGCAACCACAGAGGAGTATGCACAGCAGAGCAAATATGCCCACAGCCTATTCATTGCGGATTTTGCCGTAACGCATGAGGTAAGCTGGGATAACCTGAATGCCAAAGGGCTGATTTTCGGCAAGAACTACACCGCCGGCGGTGTGAGCTATACGCTGCGTGCGCCGTCCGTGGGAAGCGATAGTGCAGGCTCGGGCGATTCCCAACACGGCACGCCCCAAAGCAACGAATGGGACAGAATACTGGATAAGAACGACGGATATATCAAAAACTGGAGCAGGATGCATTCGTGGGGGCAGGATATTTCGCGCTCTTCGTGGACGAGCCGTGCGGTTCGCGGGTACAGTTCGGCCCGCTTCTGGGGCTACAACCGTGCTACGCGCTCCAGTCCGTACGTCGGTTTCCGCCCCGTCCTTGAAATCCTGAACCCCGGCACACTGGGCTCTGACGGACTGAAGGCCGTTACCCTTGACCTTGGCGGCGGCAAGCTGGGCGGCAGCTCTGAGGATATTCAAATCATTGTGAAAAAGGGCAGCGAATTTACCGCGCCTGCGTCCGACGGTCTGACCCGCCCGGAGGGAAATACCGACAGTTATTTTCAGTGGCTTGGCAGCGATGGGAAACTGTACGCGCCCGGCGATAGCGTTCCGGCGGATGTAATCAAGCTGACGGCACAGTTTGATGAGCAGTTTACCCTCACTCCCGGCGGCGTCTATTACTTTGACCTCTCCGGCGTGAGCATTCCCGGCACGGCAAACGGCTCTCTGCCGGACAAAACAATGCATTATGTCCCCTTTACCTATGCCGGGACAGTGGACGCCTACAAGCTCACATCAGAGATGGCCACCACCGAGGAGTATGCACAGCAGAACGAATATGCCCATAGCCTGTTCGTGGCGGACTATGCCGTAACGCATGCGGTAAGCTGGGATAACCTGAATGCCGAAGGGCTGATTTTTGGCAAAGGCTACGCCACCGGCAGCGTGGACTATACGCTGCGTGCGCCGTCCGGGGGAAGTGGTGGTACAGGCTCGGGTGCTTTAGAACGCGGCACGCCCCAAAGCAACGAATGGGACAGGATACTGGACAAGGACGACGGATATATCAAAAACTGGAGAAATATAGGTTCCTGGGGACAAGATACTTTACCCAATACGCTATCGAACCGTGTGATTCGCGGCCGGTACGATTTGCCCCGCAAATATGCCGGCGCCAATACTACGCTCTCCTTCCCGTTCCTCGGTTTCCGCCCCGTCCTTGAAGTCCTGAACCCCGGCACGCTGGGCTCTAACGGGCTGAAAGCCGTTACCCTTGACCTTGGCGGCGGAAAATTGGGCGGCAGCACGGATACTATCCAGATCATTGTGAAAACCGGCGAGAGCTTTACCGCACCTGCGTCCGAAGGTCTGACCCGCCCGGATGGAGATACCGGCAGCAGCTTTAAGTGGCTTGGCAGCGACGGGAACCTGTACGCGCCTGGTAAAAGCGTCCCGCCAAATGTAACCAAGCTGACGGCACAGTTTGATCTCACAGAGCAGTTCTCCCTTGCCCCCGGCGGCACCTATTACTTTGACCTCTCCGGCGAGAACATTCCCGGCACGGCGAACGGCTCTCTGCCGGACAAAACAATGCATTATGTCCCCTTTACCTACGCCGGGACAGTGGACGCCTACAAGCTCACATCGGAGATGGCAACCACCGAGGAGTATGCAGAGCAGAACAAATATGCCCACAGCCTGTTTGTGGCGGACTATACCGTAACGCATACGATAAGCTGGAATGACCTGAACACCGCAGGGTTGATTTTTGGCAAAGGCTATGCCGCCGGCGGCGTGGACTATACGCTGCGCGCGCCGTCCGAGGGAAGTGATTATACAGGCTCAGGTGATTCAGAACGCGGCACGCCCCAAAGCAACGAATGGGACAGGCTGCTGGACAAGGACGACGGATATATCAAAAACTGGAACGGGATTTTTTCGTGTGGACAAGATTCTGTGATCAGATTGTCGTGGCGCCGTACGGTTCGCGGGCACTATTCGAGCCGCTTCTGTGGCCACCGCGACGCTGCGGGCCAAAACCCGCAGGTCGGTTTCCGCCCCGTCCTTGAGGTTTTGAACCATGGCACGATAGGTCCTGACGGACTGAAGGACGTTACCCTTGACCTTGGCGGCGGCAAGCTGGGCGATAAAAGCAGCATTCGGATCATCGTGAAAAACGGCAGCGCATTTACCGCGCCCAGCGGCGACGGTCTGACCCGCCCGGAGGGAGCTACAGGCAATTACTTTAAGTGGCTTGGCAGCGACGGCAAGCTCTACGCACCCGGTGAAAGCGTTCCGGCGGATGTAACCACGCTCACGGCGCGGTTTGTGCCAGACACCTACACCGTCATCGTGACCACGGACACCCTGCCGGATGGCAAGACAGGCAAGGCTTACAGCCATACCCTGACCGCCATCAGCACAGCGCCCATTACATGGAGGATTGATGAAGGCGCTCTGCCTGCCGGTTTACGTCTGAACGAAAAAACCGGAGAAATCAGCGGCATACCCACTGCGGCGGGAACCGCCACCTTCACCGTCAAGGCAGAAAACAGCGAGGGCAGCGACACAAGGGCGCTGAGCATTATCATTAGGAACCCGGTCGAGCAAACCCCCGTGCGCTATCTGGACGCGGACGGCAAGGAGCGCTTCTGCACCGAATACACGGTGCTGGAAAGCGTTATTATCGAGGATTTTTTCGATAGCGACAACAAGTGGTACGATATGCCCGCAGGCTGGTATGTTGTGGAGGGCGACGTGACCATCACGCCCCGCTTGGACACCCACGGCGCGGTCAATCTGATTTTGAAGGACGACTGCCACCTCACGGTACCGTGGGGCATCAACGTGAAGGAGGGCGACACCTTCACCATATACGCCCAGAGCACCGCTGAGGCATCCATGGGCAAGCTGACGGCGTGCCTCCCGGAGCTGTCTGATCATGAAAAGAGTGTGTGGCCTGTGGCTGGACTGTCCGGCATCGGCGCCGGTGTGCGCGTGTGGGCTGCCAACGACAACTACTATGAAAACGAGGGTACGATCATCATCAACGGCGGCAATATCCACGCCAAAGGACAGCAGGGCTCCTCCGCCATCGGCGGATCGGATTATGATCGCAACGTTTCCTCCGACGGACTAATGCGTTATAATAGGACAAGGTCAGAAAGCCGCATAAACACTGGGGTTTCGCTGATTTCGTCCAAGCTATCGGCAGAAAATTCACGGCGGTCAAGGCCACTTAATTCGAAAGAGAGGTGA
- a CDS encoding endonuclease, producing the protein MAVTKTHPIKSTLKAAIDYICNPEKTDGKLLVSSYGCAAETADIEFAWTRRHAIDKGTNLGRHLIQAFQPGEVAPEQAHEIGMELAREILGGRYEFVLTTHTDRDHVHNHLIFNAVSFADHKHYHSNKRSYRFIRRTSDRLCKEHGLSVIVPGQDKGKSYIEHQAERADTSYKAKLRAAIDRLLPGCHDLEELLTRLQREGYALKRGKYISVRAPGQERFTRLKTLGADYAEDALTARMAGRARPLRQPKQRGGRVSLLIDIQNNIKAQQSAGYRHWATIENLKRIAETSNFLTEHGIGSMEELTERCEAASASAARLKAELRETGARIEELTLKMKHVAAYRQLKPIYDRYQASKDKEKFLRGYEREIILFEAAARECKRLGAVPLPSAERMQAEMDALTARRAALTAERQKARREEQDYAAMRRNVEEFLSPPRQAPARQKDMELE; encoded by the coding sequence ATGGCAGTTACAAAGACGCATCCTATCAAGTCAACGCTGAAAGCGGCCATTGACTATATCTGCAACCCGGAAAAGACGGATGGGAAGCTGCTTGTTTCTTCCTATGGCTGTGCCGCCGAAACCGCGGATATCGAATTTGCCTGGACCCGCCGCCACGCCATCGACAAAGGAACGAACCTGGGCCGCCACCTGATCCAAGCCTTTCAGCCTGGGGAGGTCGCGCCGGAGCAGGCCCATGAGATCGGCATGGAGCTTGCAAGGGAGATCCTGGGCGGCAGGTATGAGTTTGTCCTGACCACCCACACAGACCGGGATCACGTCCATAACCACCTGATTTTCAATGCCGTCAGCTTTGCGGATCACAAGCACTACCATTCCAATAAGCGGAGCTATCGCTTCATCCGCCGCACCTCAGACCGGCTTTGCAAGGAACACGGCCTGTCCGTCATCGTTCCCGGACAGGACAAGGGCAAAAGCTACATCGAGCATCAGGCGGAGCGAGCCGACACCAGCTATAAGGCGAAGCTGCGTGCCGCCATCGACCGGCTGCTGCCCGGCTGCCATGACTTAGAGGAGCTGCTGACAAGATTGCAGCGGGAGGGCTATGCGCTCAAGCGGGGCAAGTACATTTCCGTCAGAGCGCCGGGACAGGAGCGGTTCACAAGGCTAAAGACCCTGGGCGCGGACTACGCCGAGGACGCCCTGACCGCACGGATGGCCGGACGCGCCAGACCCTTACGCCAGCCGAAACAGCGCGGAGGCAGGGTCAGCCTGCTCATAGATATCCAGAACAATATCAAGGCCCAGCAGAGCGCGGGCTACCGCCATTGGGCGACCATCGAGAATCTGAAACGCATCGCCGAGACCAGCAACTTCCTGACGGAGCATGGCATCGGCAGCATGGAGGAGCTGACGGAGCGCTGCGAGGCGGCGTCCGCCTCCGCCGCCCGGCTGAAAGCGGAGCTGCGGGAGACCGGGGCGCGGATCGAGGAGCTGACGCTGAAAATGAAGCACGTCGCCGCCTACCGTCAGCTCAAGCCAATCTACGACCGCTATCAGGCGTCGAAGGACAAGGAGAAGTTCCTGCGTGGCTATGAGCGGGAGATCATTCTCTTTGAGGCCGCCGCCAGGGAGTGCAAGCGCCTGGGCGCCGTGCCTCTGCCGTCCGCGGAGCGGATGCAGGCGGAAATGGACGCGCTCACCGCCCGGAGGGCGGCGCTGACCGCCGAGCGTCAGAAGGCGCGGCGGGAGGAGCAGGACTACGCCGCCATGCGCCGGAACGTGGAGGAGTTCCTGTCCCCGCCCCGGCAGGCGCCGGCACGGCAGAAGGATATGGAGCTGGAATGA